The genomic segment CGTAGGAGACCAGGCCGCCCGCGGCCAGGCAGATCAGCGCCGCCGCCACGCCCGAGTAGTCGTGTTCGGTGGCCAGCCAGTACGCGACCGCGCCGAACACCGCGCTGTCGGCGACCCGGTCCATGCTCGAGTCGAGGAAAGCCCCGAACCGGGTGGACCCGCCGCTCATCCGCGCCATCGTGCCGTCGAGCAGGTCGGTGAGAGCGAAGACCGTGACGATCAGCGCACCGGCGACCAGGTGGCCGCGCGCGCCGAAGCCGAGCGCGCCGACGAGCACGCCGACGGTGCCGGTCACGGTGACCGCGTTGGGGGACACGCCGGCACGCAGCAGCGCGCGGGCGATCGGCTCCACGACGCGGGTCATGCCCGCGCGGGCCGTCACTTGGAAGATCTTCGCCATGGCGGTCCCACGATAACGGCCCGCAACCGCCGGGGACACAGCCGGGCGTACGACCCGCCCGACGGCCCTTGTGCGGGCACCCGCGCGGGTGTGAGATCGAGCCAGGAGGTGAGCCAGTTCACCGGATCACCGGTCCGCGTTCCCGTCCAGCAGGAAGTCACCGGAAGATATCGCCGCGGCGCCCGTCCCGGGTCCGCTCCCCCGTCGCCCGCGGCGGTCGCCACCACCACCGGTTGAGGGAGGTGCGCCGCGATGGCGCAGAAGAACGAGAAGGGTGTCACCGGCGGTGCGCCGGTGGTGACCGAGCCCGGCAGGGTCCGCAACGTGGTGCTCGTCGGGCACTCCGGCGCCGGCAAGACGACACTCGTCGAGGCGCTGCTGGCCGCCAGCGGCACGATCAGCCGGGCCGGCACCGTCACCGACGGCACCACCGTCTGCGACCACGACCCCGCCGCCGTACGCCAGCAGCGCTCGGTGAGCCTGGCCTGCGCTCCGCTGACGCACCGCGACGTCAAGGTCAACCTGCTGGACACCCCGGGGTACGGCGACTTCGTCGGCGAGCTGCGCGCCGGTCTGCGCGCCGCCGACGCGGCACTGTTCGTGGTCTCCGCCGTCGACGGCATGGACGCCGCCACCGCCGCCCTCTGGGAGGAGTGCGCCGCCGTCGACATGCCCCGGGCGGTGGCGGTCTCCCGGCTGGACCACCCGCGCGCCGACTTCGACGAGGCGGTGGCGCTGTGCCAGCGCGTCTTCGGCGACAACGTGCTCCCGCTCTACCTGCCCATGCTCGGCGACGACGGCGAGTCGGTGGCCGGCCTGATGGGCCTGATCACCCGCCGGGTGTACGACTACTCCGCCGGGCTGCCGGCCGAGGTACGCGAACCGGACCCGGAGCACCTGCCCGCCATCCAGGAGTCCCGCAACGAGCTGATCGAGGGGATCATCGCGGAGAGCGAGGACGAGACCCTGATGGACCGCTACCTCGGCGGCGAGGAGATCGACCCCGAGGTGCTCATCACCGACCTGGAGACGGCCGTCGCCCGCGGTCACTTCTACCCCGTGGTGCCGGTCTGCGCGGAAACCGGTGTCGGCCTGGACGCGCTGCTCGACGGCCTGGTCGCGGCGTTCCCGTCGCCGCTGGAGCACGACCTGCCCGCGGTGACCGGCGTGGACGGCTCGCCCCGCCCGCCGCTGACCTGCGACCCGGACGGCCCGCTCGTCGCCGAGGTGGTCAAGACGACAGTCGACCGCCACGTCGGGCGGGTCTCGCTGGTGCGAGTCTTCTCCGGCACGCTCCGCCCCGACCAGGTGATCCACGTGTCGGGCCACGGCATGGCCGAGCGTGGCCACCCGGACCACGACGCCGACGAGCGGGTCGGCCACGTCTACACCCCGCTGGGCGCGACGCTGCGCGAGGTGGCCGCCTGCGTCGCGGGCGACCTGTGCGCGATCACCAAGTCAGGCAGCGCGGAGACCGGCGACACCATCTCGGCCAAGGACGACCCGCTGCTGATCGCGCCCTGGGAGATGCCGGAGCCGCTGCTGCCGGTGGCGATCGTGGCGCGCAGCCGGGCCGACGAGGACGCGCTCGCCCGCAACCTGTCCCGGCTCGTCGCCGGTGACCCCACCCTGCGGCTGGAACGCAACGCGGAGACCCACCAGCTGGTGCTCTGGTGCATGGGCGAGGCGCACGCCGACGTGGTGCTCGACCGGCTGCGCGGCGGCGGCGTCGAGCTGGACACCGAGCCGGTCCGGGTGCCGCTGCGCGAGACGTTCGGCGCCGCCGCGCGCGGGCACGGCCGGCACGTCAAGCAGTCCGGCGGCCACGGCCAGTACGCGGTCTGCGACATCGAGGTGGAGCCGCTGCCCCGGGGCGCCGGCTTCGAGTTCGTCGACCGGGTGGTCGGCGGCGCGGTCCCGCACAACTACATCCCCTCCGTGGAGAAGGGCGTCCGGGCGCAGATGGAACGCGGCCTGGTCGCCGGCTACCCGGTGGTGGACCTGCGGGTCACGCTCGTGGACGGGAAGGCGCACAGCGTCGACTCCTCCGACGCGGCGTTCCAGACCGCCGGCGCGCTGGCGCTGCGTGACGCCGCCGAGAAGGGCCAGCCGACGCTGCTGGAGCCGGTCGACGAGATCACCGTCCGGGTGCCCGACTCGTCGGTCGGCGCGGTGATGGGCGACCTGTCCGGGCGGCGCGGCCGGGTGCTCGGCACCGAACCGGACCCGGATGCCGAGGGGCGCACTCTGGTCCGCGCCGAGGTGCCCGCGACCGAGTTGCTGCGGTACGCCGTCGAGCTGCGCTCGATGACGGCCGGCACCGGCACGTTCCGGCGCGAGTTCGCCCGCCACGAGCCCATGCCGGCCCACCTGGCCGACCAGGCCCGCAAGGAGTCCACCACCCGCTGACCCCCGCCGTCCCCGCGCCCTCCCGCTTCGGTCCCGCGATCTTGCACTTGCGGCCCCCGCAAAGGGGACATTCCCGGCACCGGAAGGGCCGCGACTGCAAGATCGGCGCCGACGGGGGGGGTGGGTCGGGAACTGCAGATCTTGGTAGGAAGTGGCCCCTATGGGGCGCTTTCGCACCAAGATCTGCAGCCGTCTCGGAATATGGGAAGCGGATCTCGTTTAGCGGAAGCGGTCAGCGGGGAGCGAGTCCGGCAAGAGTGATCGGCGGGCGGGCGGCTCGGCGAACGCGACGGGCCCGGCGGGCGTGATCGGGTCGGCGAGCTTGATCGGGTCGGCGGGCGGGCGAGTGGCCGGCTGGCGGCGTGACCGGGAGCGGGTGGCCGGGAAGCGCGGTCAGGGGCGGACGGCGGGGATCGGGGGCATCGGCCAGTGAGGGCGGTCGGCGTCCCGGAGGGCGGCCGAGCGTACCGCCGCCAGCTGCCGCTCCACCTCGGCGAAGTGGTCCGGCGCCAGCGGGCCCCAAGCCAGCGCGGCAGCGTTCTCCTCGACCTGCGCGACGGTACGGGCGCCGGGAAT from the Micromonospora sp. WMMA1947 genome contains:
- the pgsA gene encoding phosphatidylinositol phosphate synthase, which translates into the protein MAKIFQVTARAGMTRVVEPIARALLRAGVSPNAVTVTGTVGVLVGALGFGARGHLVAGALIVTVFALTDLLDGTMARMSGGSTRFGAFLDSSMDRVADSAVFGAVAYWLATEHDYSGVAAALICLAAGGLVSYVKARAEGLGMTCNVGIAERTERLLIVGVGGLLTGVGVRPALEIALWLLAAVSIFTVGQRMAHVYRQAQRVGAE
- a CDS encoding elongation factor G-like protein EF-G2: MAQKNEKGVTGGAPVVTEPGRVRNVVLVGHSGAGKTTLVEALLAASGTISRAGTVTDGTTVCDHDPAAVRQQRSVSLACAPLTHRDVKVNLLDTPGYGDFVGELRAGLRAADAALFVVSAVDGMDAATAALWEECAAVDMPRAVAVSRLDHPRADFDEAVALCQRVFGDNVLPLYLPMLGDDGESVAGLMGLITRRVYDYSAGLPAEVREPDPEHLPAIQESRNELIEGIIAESEDETLMDRYLGGEEIDPEVLITDLETAVARGHFYPVVPVCAETGVGLDALLDGLVAAFPSPLEHDLPAVTGVDGSPRPPLTCDPDGPLVAEVVKTTVDRHVGRVSLVRVFSGTLRPDQVIHVSGHGMAERGHPDHDADERVGHVYTPLGATLREVAACVAGDLCAITKSGSAETGDTISAKDDPLLIAPWEMPEPLLPVAIVARSRADEDALARNLSRLVAGDPTLRLERNAETHQLVLWCMGEAHADVVLDRLRGGGVELDTEPVRVPLRETFGAAARGHGRHVKQSGGHGQYAVCDIEVEPLPRGAGFEFVDRVVGGAVPHNYIPSVEKGVRAQMERGLVAGYPVVDLRVTLVDGKAHSVDSSDAAFQTAGALALRDAAEKGQPTLLEPVDEITVRVPDSSVGAVMGDLSGRRGRVLGTEPDPDAEGRTLVRAEVPATELLRYAVELRSMTAGTGTFRREFARHEPMPAHLADQARKESTTR